The nucleotide window ATTCTCCTTCCCAATTCTTGTTCCTGCAGCCATCCTGTTCTTTCTGGGAATCATCCAGTTTCAtcagtttcttgtatattctttttGGATATGTTTTTTGCATATTTAAGTAATTATGTGCTTACATTCTCCCCTGTCATTTCTTCACAAATGGTCGTTTAATAGACACATAGACAGACAGATGCATACTCTTCTGTACTTTATTACTCTAATACTGTGTCTTGGAGACCATTCCAAATCAGCACATTGAGATCTCCCTAAGTGTTTTCACAGCAGTCCAGTGAGCAGTAGACTTGATTGGTAGGTCTCTAGTCTCTCCCACATCTGTTACTTGTGTCGCATTAATTGTGCTGAAATACCACTCCCTTGCTCAACATCTTGATGAATCCTACCAGCGGCCCCCACCCCCCATTAGCCGTGAGGAGGTCCGTGTCCATCCTCCATCTGACAGCACTCCCATCCCAGGTCACAGCCCTGCCAGGCTTCTCACTGCTCCTTCTTGCCTTTCCACGTTTTCTATGTGTTCCTTTCTGTTCTTCCCAGCCTTCCCTGCCCAAAGTGGATCTTCCTTTCAGTCCTTTGTGGCCAAGATGCTTCCTCCATGAAAGCCCCAACCCTCAGAGCTAACACCACTGATGCTATTTCTTTACCTCACACGCTGTCATGTATTGTTGCTGTGATATGTACAGCTCTTGTTCCACCAGACTGTAAACTCTTTGCAGGCCAGTGACCACATTTTCTGTGTCGTTTGCTACTCCTGTAGTGCTTTAAATCACGTCGTTGAAAGGAAATTTTAACATTTGTAAAATTTGTGAGAATGCCAAGAAACCTGGCTCTGTGCGCTGACTCACCCAGGATTGGGTAGGACAGAGCAGAGTCCTCCCTGCTGAGACCAAAGCTGAAtcatctccctcctccttctagAAGAACAGGCTTGAGGCTAAGTGCTATTAATGCTCATTAGAGCCTTGATGGATATGCCCAGAAGAGCTTGAAAGGGACAGGCTGAACCTTTGCAGGAAGAACCCGAAATGCAGGGGCTGCTCATTAACGTGACAAATAGGATTTTTACATTGAGCAGTACAAGTTCTGTGTCTGGAGAGctaattgaaattatttttccacCTTTGGTCAATCTTATTGAAAGGATGATGTATAAATGTTAAGGAAAACTTTAATAATACAACcatttttacttttacataaCTCTTCCAGACTTTACCCTAAAAATATataggatagggacttccctggtggcgcagtggttaagaattgcctgccaatgcaggggatacgggttcgctccctgatccaggaagatcccacacaccacggagcaactaagcccgtgcgccacagctaccgagcctgcactctagagcccttgagccacaactactgagtccgcacgcctagagcccgtgctctgcagcaagagaagccatcgcaatgagaagcctgcgcaccacaacaaagagtagctccggctcaccgcaactagagaaagcccgcgcgcagcaacgaagacccaacgcagccaaaaataaaataaattaataaattaatttaaaaatatatatatagggtaGCTACAGTTGGAGTGAACATGCCATTTTGCAGGTAAATGGGACTCATGGTGGGAAACAAGGTGAATTCGTGTTCCATGGAGGCAGCTTTCTCACCCAGACCTTATGGCCCCATCATCTTGATTTTCTCCCTCTCTTGGTTTTGGCAGGACTTGGCAGTGGTCaatatttttccttcctcctctgttcTCAGAGCTTCTTAGAAAGACAAATAAGAATCCCCACCCTGCTTTATCTTTTGTAGCTGGAATGTGACTGGAATGTGAAAGCTAGAAAAAAAGTGGGTAGAACATTCACAAGAACACATTTTCTGCTGATTACCTCCTTTTAAACAAGAGGCTCATCTCTGTCTCCCAAAAGAGTAGAGATAACTCAGACCTTagatttgtagagtttttaatccAGTGACCTCACCCACCACACTTCTCATATCATTTACTATTTCCCAGTTATCATTCACTTATCACCTCCTACCTTTCCTGTGCCACCTACATGCACTTCCTTACGTGAATACACTCCATTCTAGCCTGCTGGACTGTGAAAGGCCTCCCAGGTGTTCTTTGTCTGGATATTACTTTGTGCTATCATTACCATGTCCAGAGATGCACCAGGGAAGAGCGGTTAAAACCTTAGATGGTCTAGGTTCAAATTCTGCCCCCACCACTTATCAGCTTGGTACCCTGGTCAAACCACCTGTAAagtaatagcacctacctcataagCTGGGAGGAgcaatgagttaatatttgtaaagcactagAACAGAACCTGGATTGTAGTAAGAACACTATTATCCAAATTTCTTCTACTCTTTGAAGACCAGATAAGATCCTACCTCTTATACAAAACCTTCTCTGACTAGTCTTGCCCAGCCCACAATGATTTCTTACTTTTTTGAATGTTATAACATGCAAATAGCATCTTGACACAGCTgcagaatggaaggaaagaaagaaagaagagaaataaagaaagaaaggaaagaaagaaaaaagaaagagaaagaaagaaagaaaaagacaatatcTGAGTTCAGATCTTGACATTGTCACTGTGGGACTTTGAGGGAGTTACTTGAGTcttagttttgtcatctgtaacaTGGATATCATAATACCATAAGAGGGTTACTGTGAGGGCTAAATAAGATAATGTTTAAGAAGTAACTCATACAGGTCTTGACTCATGGTAGACCCTCAATAAATACAcatgcgctttttttttttttttttttgcggtacgcgggcctctcactgttgtggcctctcccgttgcggagcacaggctccggacgcgcaggctcagcagccatggctcacgggcccaggcgctccgcggcatgtgggattttcccggaccggggcacgaacccgtgtaccctgcatcggcaggcggactctcaaccactgcaccaccagggaagcccctcacatgcacttaaaaaaaatactatttagaATTTTGTTTCCCAGGTTGCAAAAGTAgaattattatagaaaatttaggtAATGTAGCAGTGtgtagagaagaaaattaaaataagctCATAAACTTCTTTTGGAAGACAACAATTTCCCAGGCCAGTAACTCCTACCTTGGAAACTAAAACACACGTGGGTATATTTCCTTTGGtcattgtctgtgtgtgtatgcagacacatattttaaaaagggaagaatcCCATTATATACCAATTTTGCTGTCTGCTTTACTTTACATAGACAATTCCCCATCTTATTTAATATTCTTCAGTCATGGTTTTCATGAGTCATATAGTATCCCATGTGCATCTACACTTAACTTATTTAACCATAACCGTATCGTTGGACATGGAGGTTTTATTTGGGTTTTAACGATTCTAAAGAATGATGCGTTAAACATCTTTGCATATGAATCTTTGTCACTATCTTTGATTACTTTGTTACGAGAAATGCTTAGGGATAGAAATATTGGATCCAAGAAAACACATCAGAGGATCCTGGTACCTACTGCCAACTTTTGCCTCCTCCGGAGGTTGTATAaattacattcttaccaacagtgacCAAGGGTGCCCATCACATCTCACCTTTGCCAATCCTCTGTTGTGTTGTTATTTaactttttgtctgttttatctaTTCACTTGCAACCCGATCATAATCTCTCCGAGCAGGCCCTGTTCTGCTTCTTTATATCTGCCACGGAACTTTACTTGGTGTCATTCATATAGTCCCCCTtgtaaatatttgccaaatgacTGAACTTCTATTCACAACTATTCCTCTGTGGTTAAGAGCCAGAGAAGTTACCTGAACAATCACTTTCAAATTGGTCGAATTGAGAGAGAGGTTTATATACTTGCCCTTGGTCTCCCACTGAGATGAGTTGGATAGAAAAGTATTAAATCACAAGTAACTGGCTCATGGTCGGGTCCAAGAGAGAAAATGAGGTGTTTTTCAAGGTCAGCTCTGCAGCATGTTTGAAACTGGCTTTCTGTACTGTTAGTtgttcttccttcacagctgggtgtggggaggggcagaatcTGCTTTTACAACTCAGCCGTGTAGCAGAATGAGTGGAATTTTCCAGATGGTTCCTCTTGATGACTGTTGGCATAATTGCAGCTTTGCCCCTGGGAGCCATTAGGCTGTGGCTCCGAAAGCCTGAACGGCTGTTTCAGCAGGTCAGATTGTGGGAGCCCTGTGTTTTCGTTGGCATGGAAAGCCGTGTAGGATTTCAAACCATAAATAGCCTTTTAGTTTTCCTTGTACTAGCTCCCTACTAAGTGCTTCAAGCAGTGAGGCTAAGGTGAGAAAAAGTATGTTATTGTCcactttccctctcctctcctcccagccccaccacacacacatctcaAATACAGTGACTCAGATGATTCCCTGGCCAGAGCATCTGAGGCCATGTTCTGGGGATAATACGTTGCTTTAGAAATTTTTAGACTCTACAAATCCACTGTGAAGATGAATGATACTTCCTCTCTCCTAGCCACAGAGCCCTCTCTCCTGGAATAgttctctttctgttttcaggTAAAGAGGCTTAGCGTGTGAAAGCTTGCTATGTATTTCGGGACATCTGAGCCTATAATATCCCTGTGTTACACTTTCACCTCCCCATTTGCAAACTGAACACCAATTTTATAACACCCAGTAAACACAGTTGCCCCAGGATGCAGGTGGTGTAAACTAAAAGGGTAAATTTGGACTGATACAAGTTTGCCTTACTGGGATGGGCCAGTTTGCTTCTCTATTCCCTGTAGCTGTCAGAGGTTATCTTTTAGAGTCTCGTTTCCTTAGAGCAATAATCTCTTTAACCTACAGGTTGGAAgagttctcttatttttttaaattaatttttattggagtatagtcactttacaatgttgtgttagtttctgctgtacagcaaagtaaatcagctatatgtatacatatatccccttttttggatttcctgcccatttaggtcaccacagagcactgagtagagttccctgtgctatatagtaggttctcattagtcatctattttatacataatagtgtatatatgtcattctcaatctcccaattcgtcccactcccccttccccccttggtatccatatgtttgttctctatgtctgtgtctctatttttgctttgcaaataagttcatctgtatcatttttctagattccacatattagcaatattatacaatatttttctctttctgacttacttcattctgtacgacagtctctaggacCACTGGAAGATTTCTCTTAGAATTAAGAATTGTCACTGTGGCAGATATGGTGGACCAGCATGCCAACTCCTAGTGTGTAGAAGttggaaaatgtaaaactttatttGCCAGACTCCCTTGCACATCACATCAGGTTTTGATGTGATTGAGTTTCTGGTAATGAGATGCACTTCTTTGATACTTGGATGTGGGAGCCAAGTCATGTGTGGAAAGAGGCAGGGTAATGGGTACCCATATTTGGTAGTGTGGACTGTGCCATGGGTTGTGTGGTTCTGGAGCTGCTAGCTTTAGCAACGGCTTCCCCGTTCAGCAGGCAGCTTCCTGAGCCAGCAGTTCCCTTGGGGGCCCAGTTCTATAGCACGGATTTGGGAATCACTCCTCGAGTCAGTTCTTTAGCTGGCCAACTCCGCTCCTCCATTTAATATCTTGTAGTAAATCCTTCTCTTTGTAAACTTTCTGACTGATATAACTCTATAGCAGCAAAGCTATCTGTTAACTATAGCTAACAAGATAAGTTGTCTTACCTTGTTCATTTGTTGGCTGAGACAAAATAAAATGGTTGGAATTTTATCTTTGGCCTTGATTTTATTACAGATATCCTTTCCCCAAAGATAGTTTTGGACTATCCTGTTCCCTTTTGCATGCTTTTCCTTGTGATGGTGGATGACCTTATATTGAACTTTCCCCCAGAGTTATATTGATGTTTCCATCTTCATTGACCTATTTAATTGGGACAATTTCATGTGCCAATTAATACCTCATCTCTCCATAAAAAATATAGAATACTGTATTATTAATAAGCATAGCTATTTAATAATAGCTATGGAATGCATATCTGCTGAAGCTTGTAACAGACACAGAAAGGGCTGGGAGAAACATTCTGCTATTTATCAAGACATAAGTACTGGCATTTCATTTTCAACAAAAAAGCACCACCCCATTATATTATAAATCATGGCTAGCCTATTTCCTGACGTCTTAGTACAATCATGGCATCTCATGACAGCTCTAAAAACGTTAATGTTATATTGTTAGAGGCATCACACTAGACTGATTTTGATTAGTTGTCTTATGGAACTATTCTTACCCTAGTTTGCTGAAACTTTGCTATGAAAAATGGACTCAGACATCTCAGGCATACAAAGTGCTGGTTGGAAAGGCACTGATTTAACTGGGCAGGACTATGCTCAGGAATTATAAAGGTGGAATATACCCTGAAGTGCCTTCTTTTAATCCTTGGAGTTGTTGTCCTTCAGCTAGGAACAGCTACAGGGCAGATCAATTTGAGAAGTTAGACTCCAAGCCTGAGTGGAGAgtgctttcccattttgcaggtTCTGTGGAAAGAGCTCTGCCTTGCGCTAGATGCTtaagggcatgtgggctctttgtgAATGAAGCAGGGAACAAACATTTCTGAAGAAGAACAAACATTCTGTCTCAAATTCAGAACTAAAAAAGGAATTTGTTTATTGAGGGCAAGGGGATGCAAgcaatataaaaatcaaaagcttATCTGGCTTTAattgacttttctttctctgcttctcaaGGTGGAGCTGgattttatttgtacattttctaAGGGTCCCAGTCTGCTCAGGAAATCCTTATACAGGGGTAGCTGTGGGGCAGATTCCTTAAGTGACCCTTTATGAGAATTCTTATCAGGGTGGGAGTAATTGCTCAGTGCTGCCTACTTCTTTCCCTTCTGCTTCATGTGTACTACAAAATAGTCATTGCACGCGATGGTGAGCCCAGCGATTAGTGAAAAGAAGCTCTGGAAGCCCACTTTGCCGTCTCGGCACTGGTCCAGGTCCTTCATTATTTTGTCCACAGCCAGAGGGTCTTTttgattctgaaaaaaaaagacagaggcaAGAAATACGAGTCAATGGTTGCAATGATGAGCTTCTTTGATTTGTACTGCTGACAGCTATATATATAATCTCCTAATTACTTGAATTCTTGCTTTAGGTCATAGTGATCTTTGGAGGTCgtctaaatgtatttttctgcttTGAGGGAGCATTTCagtaaattcatatttatttcaaGCTAGGAAAGAGGTTTCCATGGCACTCTTTTATATAactccattcttttttataactcAGGGACTAGAAACAGCCTATTTCTAGAAAGAGGAGATTCAGTGCCAGAGAAGGGAGACTCACGACTCTGAACTCTCAGTCCACTTAGAAACCAGCATGTCCTTCTGACATGCTTTACTTACAGTCCAGCTGTTACAATTTTCAAAATCACAAAATTCTGTCTGAGAACCACCCCAAATTCCCCCATTTTTTAGTTTAAACTTATATTCTCTTGACAAGCTTTCATTCCTGAGAGCACGGTCAAGTCCTTAAAGAAGGAAACTCCTATGAAAGACCTCATGCGATTATTTAGGGAGTAACTTTCAGATCATTGTTCTATGGATTTTAAAGAGGTGTTAATGATTCCCTGGGGTGTGTTAGGTTTAAAGAGTTCAGGCAGATGGTCCTCATTTCTTGGCACAGCTGAGGCCAGTCTAGGGTGGCTTCATAACATATTAGCCAGGTGACCTAGAGTAAGTCACACAGCTTGGTGGGCCTTCGTGTAACAACTAAGAATTGAGGTTGGACTAGAGTGTTTCTAAGATTGCTTCTGTTCTTAATAAGTTGGTCAATCTATGCCATCCTATACTCTTTGCTGGATGTACTCTTTGTTTTACACTGGATGTACTTCAAAAGCAGTATGTGTGATGGAGTTATAAAACTCCCCATGATTCTCAATGCCTAGCATGAATACATGGAACTAAGATGAGCAGGTAAGAtcccctttgttttttcttttactctgttTTCAAGGTGATTGGCTTGATCATTCCTTTTCGTAGTGATGATGCTTAGAAGTGGGAAAGTGTGGTTTCTCCTGTAGGGTCCATGCCATCAACCAGAGGGAAATATGGCCCTTTACAGGTGTTAAAGGACTCaggtaaaatatttatgaatttcatTGATTGTATAAATGAGTGAGGGAACTGATACTCAGTGTCTCAAGTGTGCTGGATGTTTATAAACTGCACTCAGAAATCCCTTAAGGTAAAGCAGCATCTCCTACACGCCCTAAGCAATCAACTATAACCTGTCTATGCAGCTACATCTGCTTTTGGTGGGTTTCAGTTAATTCTGGCCTTAACCCCAGCTTCCTGGCCGTGGTCAGGAGTGAAATTTGGATGACGTAAGCGGTCAACTTTAGAAACAAAACGATCTGTGAATGCAGCGAGTGTGGGTGTGCTTGGAATTATGACCCCATGCTTAGAATAAATTATACTGCCATGTTCAGTACTTGGTACTGAACACTTTATGTTTACCAAGCCACAAAGCCTTTAGGGAGGAAGGATCTTCGTCTCATGTGATATCATCCTGGCTTCTAACTTATGCGACAACACAATTAATGAGTGTTCAGAAGTAGACCGAGAACGCCTTTGTTTGTGTGATGGGCAGGTTTACAATGAGCACATTTTGTCCTTGAATTTTATGCTTGCCTGGAAGGGTCACAGAAAGTGAAAGTGGTCTTGGAGATAATCATGTCCAGCCTCTCATTTTCCAGAGGCAGGAACTGAGGTACAGAAAGCTGAAGCAACCTTCCCAGTTAGGGTCCTGGTCTGGGGCTCTATCACAGAACTGTACAAAAGCAGAACAGCTGTATCCTCTAACCCATTCTGGGATAGAATTGTGGTAACTGCAGCTCTGAGATACTCGTTAAGCTATTTATATCTGTTTATCTGACTGGTATTGATAACATGTAAATCATCATGTACTACAAAACCCTATGTTTAATGAGTCAGGAGTCAGGGGCTTGATTAATGCTGTTTACCAGGAGATGACAAGAGGCAGAACCCTGTCTTTTACCATCTCCTCCCTTCACCCTTTAGAGGCTAATGCACACCGAACACAGTACTGATCCCTTCAAATGACTCTGGCTGTGGCAGGGAGAGAAGGGCCTGCATTTCAATCTAATATTTTGTTAGGCAATGTTTCACCTTCAGTGAAACGCAACAGCCGTCTCTTGAGGGCCTATGATGTAAAAGGGCAACTGTGCCTTGTTGCCTAATGTCCTGAGTGATGTATCTGAGCTCATGGCAGATCCTCTTCTGGTCTTCACGGACCCCTCGATCTGTCAAAGGTGAGGCATAAACTCAAACTGTGCTCCTGTCTCATTGCATTTTCAATGTGAAAAGAAGTTATTTCTGGAGTGCCGCTTGGCACTCATTCAGCAGATACTTGACACCATTGCTTTAGAGCAgtgttggaaaaaaattttaaagcctttATCTAAAGGGATTTAATTCAAGAAGGGAGATTCAAGTTGCTCAAAGTGGATGTGACCAGGATGTGGTACCTCCAGTGCCAGGTTTATGGACCCGAGGGCAACAAGGCAACCTGGTTGATTACTCTGGTGAAAGGCCTTCTTTCCTGCAACTCTGTCTCAATGGACACAGATGACTCCAGATGGATTCCTTCTAACACCTTGCATTATGGTGATTTGTGTGTAGTCTCATTTCACTTCcaaactgtaagctccttgagggcaggggctgtgtcttcTTTACCTTCTGTTTCCTCCCCTAGTATCTTACAaacagtaggcattcaataatgtttaataagtaaatgaatgaaaacaccTTTCTAGTAGTGACTTCCACAGGGAAGGGctagaaagaggaagggaaaggaactaGGGCCCAGAAGCATTGATTTTTACATCTGGTTCTGGTTCTTTCTGAGCCTTTCAACACTTACTTCCAAAAATCCAGGGAACTCCTTTTCCATGAGTACTCTCAGGTCTTCCTTTGTTAAGTAGCCTTTATCCCCAGCAAACTTGTGAAATGTGAACATCATGGTTTCCATGGCGTGTTCCATTTGGGAGGGCATTTTGGTGAGGTCTGTTGGAACCTATTAAAGGCTGTAAAGAAACAACTtacattaaccttttttttttttttttttttttgctgtacgcgggcctctcactgttgtggcctctcccgctgcggagcagaggctccggacgcgcaggctcagcggccatggctcacgggcccagccgctccgcggcatgtgggatcttcctggaccggggcacgaacccgtgtcccctgcatcggcaggcggactctcaaccactgcgccaccagggaagcccaccatgtaTTCTTTACTAAAGTTCTGAACTTGTTATTGATTGTAACAAAGACATTTGCATCTTTGGTAGTAACATGCAGTTGCCCTACCCAAATAAAAGCTATCCAAAGCCCATTATCTACTTCCTTGAGAAGGAACAAGTAATAGTATATCCTAATTCCTTTGGGGATCTGATATACTTTTGGCAGCACTAGACAAAAGAGCTACTCTCACAGTCTGGGGTGCAGTGGGAAAGGAAGAGCTTTTCATTGTGAATAGTTTAAAACAAAGTtaagggacgtccctggtggtgcagtggttaagaatccgcctaccaatgcaggggacgtgggttcgaaccctggtctgggaagatcccacgtgccgtggagcaactaagcctgtttgccacaactactgagactgcgtgccacaagtactgaagcccacacacctagagcctgtgctccgcaacaagagaagccaccgcagcgggaagcccatgcaccgcaacgaagagtagccccgctcactgcaactagagaaagcccacccgcagcaacgaagacccaacacagccaataaataaataaattaattaatttaatttaaaaaaaaaagaaagaaaggaaaggatgtGTCAGATCATTATATTCAGGTATAATAATCTAGGGGCATATGTCTCATCAAGACCCAATGCCTGGTACTTAATAGGAGCCCAATGAATTTTGCTTAACTGGAGAGCATGCTTCAGCCAGAATGGAGTAGCTTTGGCTAACACCACCTAAAATCACTACTGGATAGGAAACAGGTGAATTTGAATTGAGACTGTAATAtaccactcaaaaaaaaaaaaaaaaaacacaaaaaaacccatca belongs to Pseudorca crassidens isolate mPseCra1 chromosome 2, mPseCra1.hap1, whole genome shotgun sequence and includes:
- the S100A10 gene encoding protein S100-A10 → MPSQMEHAMETMMFTFHKFAGDKGYLTKEDLRVLMEKEFPGFLENQKDPLAVDKIMKDLDQCRDGKVGFQSFFSLIAGLTIACNDYFVVHMKQKGKK